A window from Vigna angularis cultivar LongXiaoDou No.4 chromosome 7, ASM1680809v1, whole genome shotgun sequence encodes these proteins:
- the LOC108337380 gene encoding aspartyl protease AED3: protein MGVNTITATLILFTATLLLYFSTVAIATDPCASQSDDSGIIVIPIYGNCSPFKNLSDSWDTTIIDMASKDPLRVEYLFGLDSSLRKKRVSAAPIASGQAFDIGNYVVRVKLGTPGQLFFMVLDTSTDEAWVPCSGCIGCSSSTTYSPQASTTYGGPVACYSPRCAQARGALPCPNTGSRACIFNQSYAGSTFSATIVQDSLSLAVDTIPSYAFGCVNSVSGGTIPAQGLLGLGRGPLSLLTQSWSLYSGVFSYCLPSFKSFYFSGSLILGRTGQPRRIRSTPLLRNPRRPSLYYVNLTGVTVGRVQVPLPTEYLAFDPNRGSGTIIDSGTVITRFVQPVYNAIRDEFRNQVKGPFVSIGSFDTCFVKTYETLAPLIKFRFTGLDLTLPYENTLIHSTYGAVACLAMAAAPNNVNSVLNVIANYQQQNLRIMFDTVNNRVGIARELCN, encoded by the exons ATGGGTGTTAACACCATCACCGCCACCCTAATTCTTTTCACTGCAACACTGTTACTCTACTTCTCCACCGTAGCCATTGCCACCGACCCATGCGCCTCTCAAAGTGACGACTCCGGTATCATCGTCATTCCCATCTACGGCAACTGCTCCCCTTTCAAGAATCTCTCAGACTCCTGGGATACCACCATCATCGACATGGCCTCCAAGGACCCTCTCAGGGTTGAGTACCTGTTTGGCCTCGACTCGTCGCTCAGGAAAAAGCGCGTTTCCGCCGCCCCAATAGCTTCGGGGCAGGCCTTCGACATCGGTAACTACGTGGTCCGAGTCAAACTCGGCACTCCGGGTCAACTCTTTTTTATGGTCCTGGATACCAGCACCGATGAGGCTTGGGTCCCGTGTAGTGGCTGCATCGGTTGCTCTTCCTCCACCACCTACTCGCCGCAAGCCTCCACCACTTATGGCGGCCCCGTGGCTTGCTACTCCCCGCGTTGCGCCCAGGCTCGTGGAGCCCTCCCTTGCCCCAACACCGGTTCCAGAGCTTGCATCTTCAACCAATCCTATGCAG GCTCCACATTCTCCGCCACGATCGTGCAAGATTCCCTCAGTTTGGCCGTAGACACTATCCCTAGCTACGCTTTCGGGTGCGTCAACTCCGTCTCCGGAGGCACAATCCCGGCCCAAGGCCTTCTGGGCTTGGGCCGCGGGCCCTTGTCCCTACTTACCCAATCTTGGTCACTCTACTCCGGCGTCTTCTCCTACTGTCTTCCCAGTTTCAAATCCTTTTACTTTTCCGGGTCCCTGATACTCGGGCGCACAGGTCAGCCCAGAAGAATCCGCTCCACCCCACTTCTCCGAAACCCGCGGCGGCCATCACTCTACTACGTGAACCTAACTGGAGTGACAGTGGGCCGGGTTCAGGTCCCATTACCCACCGAGTATCTCGCGTTTGACCCGAACAGAGGATCTGGAACCATTATAGATTCGGGCACGGTCATAACCCGATTCGTGCAACCGGTTTACAACGCAATCAGGGATGAGTTCAGAAACCAGGTGAAGGGACCGTTCGTTAGCATAGGGTCATTCGACACGTGCTTTGTTAAGACCTACGAGACGCTGGCACCGTTGATCAAGTTTCGGTTCACGGGATTGGATCTCACTCTGCCCTACGAGAACACCCTCATACATAGCACCTACGGCGCTGTGGCGTGCCTGGCTATGGCGGCGGCGCCCAACAACGTAAACTCGGTGCTCAACGTCATCGCCAACTACCAGCAACAGAACCTTAGGATTATGTTCGACACAGTTAATAATAGGGTTGGCATAGCGCGTGAGCTTTGTAACTAA
- the LOC108336880 gene encoding uncharacterized protein LOC108336880 codes for MEILAITRNTPGASSSNATHQAEWTLESFLQHHPAKFNGKGLPDEADQWLRDMERIYDAKRCPDENRLAFTEYLLTGEASHWWTSIKAILTDAHSPITWAVFRSKFYEEYFPDSVRYAKEVEFLQLVQGGKSVSEYTNTFKHLLRFNTMATSEEWQCRKFENGLRSDLKVLISSLCIKSFPRWSRGPRC; via the coding sequence ATGGAGATCCTAGCGATCACTAGGAATACACCAGGAGCGTCCTCTTCAAACGCTACTCACCAGGCGGAGTGGACCTTGGAGAGTTTTCTGCAGCACCACCCAGCCAAGTTCAACGGGAAAGGGTTACCGGACGAGGCTGACCAGTGGTTGAGAGACATGGAGAGGATTTACGATGCCAAGAGGTGCCCGGACGAGAATCGCTTGGCATTCACGGAGTATTTGCTTACCGGGGAAGCAAGCCACTGGTGGACGAGCATAAAGGCTATTCTGACGGACGCTCACAGTCCCATCACTTGGGCAGTTTTCAGGAGTAAATTCTATGAGGAATACTTCCCAGACAGCGTTCGTTACGCCAAGGAAGTTGAGTTTCTTCAACTGGTACAAGGAGGGAAGTCTGTGTCGGAGTATACCAACACGTTCAAGCATCTGTTGAGGTTCAATACTATGGCCACCAGTGAAGAGTGGCAGTGCCGGAAATTCGAGAATGGATTAAGGAGTGATCTGAAAGTGCTGATATCCAGCCTCTGCATTAAGTCATTCCCTCGATGGTCGAGAGGGCCAAGGTGTTAG